DNA sequence from the Malus domestica chromosome 06, GDT2T_hap1 genome:
AGTTTCAACTGGAGGTCTTCGCGaggtaaaagaaaaaatatgccTTGCTattgaaaatcaatttcaaGAAATCAAAACTCAACTTTCAAGTGAAAAAGTTAGAGTTTCACACAAGTTTCGACTTCCCTTCTTCAAAGAGGTTGTTACTCATGTATCTAGATTTGCATTGAATGAGTTATATAATCAATATGAAGCATCAAGTTCTTCTGATCTTCCATCTCAATGTAAGGGTCATTTTCTCAAGACAATGGGTCTTCCTTGTGCTCACATGATTAGAGAGATGAATATTGAAGTCTTGCAACTAAATGACATATTTCCATAATTGAGGATTGATAGAAGATTGTTTGTCAATGATCGTCATGTAAGCTTGGACAATGAACAAGATCAAATAAGCGGCCTTCTATTGGTGTTTAAAGATAAGTATGAAAAGTTGCCTCTTACTCAAAAAGAGGATACCAAAAGGCAACTTTGTGAATTTATTGATACTTCTCTTCCATTAACTCTTGAGCCTAATGTTAAACCTCACAAAGGTCGTCCAATGGGTTCTaaaaattaggggtgggcacttagaaccgaaaaccgaaaccgaaacacgaaccaaatcgaaccgcaccgaatggtttggttttgcggttttggaactgttttggttttgaaaccgaaccgcatcatagaaaacggtttggtttcggttttggcttttgaaaaccgcatcgaaaccgaaccgcaccgcaaatattaataaacatttaattaaatgtccatattaaatttcatgttttaattggttgtttgttagaatccaTGCACTTAGTATGGACACAACCACACTggaatatcatcattcatcactttctttcgttcattaacttcaaggacctttgttattttataccatcacacacacacacacacacacacacacatatatgtacaagggtggactaatcttgttatcaagagtcgaacactgatctaatgaagtccacttatttgaagcatgatatcacatattctagtatgaaagtttcactcatgtttaatgaattcaaagttattcaacttgttttatgtTATACTTTGTACGGGACACCtttttgttgcacaaacatattttaacatcacaactgcatgcaacatgctaattgtttatataACAAATGTATTTTTCCTATTGCTACTGGGAAATGCATATTAATatgtttaatttcaaattgtacattttttcttaaaaaccaaaccgaaaccgtttgaaaccacactaaaccgaaccaaacgatttggttttatttcggttttggcttcaaaaccgcaccgaaccaaacaGCAAAcaattttagttttggttttggtttcactcaaaaccgcaccaaaccaaactgtgcccacccctactaaaaatagaaaagaatcaAGCTCTACAAAGCGTGGTCCTTCAAAGTTTGAAATAGTGGAGAAGGCTCAGAAACGTGCTCGACGGGtatgtcattttttttatttatcttttaatattgTCTACTATGGTcatgattatttatatatacGTATAACTTAATGTTCATTGTTTATAGGTGTGATGAGCATAATGATTTGCCAAAGAAACTTTTTGTTAATAATAGCTTAGATGTGTAAAGAACACATTAAGGTACAtatatttttgttgatttttccccataaaaatactaattaagtttgtaattttctttccttttgttgacatgtttttattttcttgtaggTTGGAGTGCATGGGTTTCATATCTTTTGGTAATATTGACATCTCCTTTTGAACACAAGATTAAAGGCCAAACATAGTGTAGGCAGAATGTGAAAGCTTGTAATGATATCTGATGTATTTTTTGGGGCATGAGGCTACTATTATGGGGATTAAAGTGTATGTGGATTGCTTACTAGTATTTTGTACAATTCATGTAACTTATGCATATATGCTATATCATTAGGTAatcgttttatttttatttatataatagGTGTTTTATACTTGTTTTGGGATCTCTCAGATTAGGCAGTAGAGCTTGAGTTACAAAAGGCATATATGGTTGagtgttagaaaaagaaaaaaacaagtttaaaataaaataacaaaagtattttaaaatttcaatggtcaAAAAGTAAAAATGGTATATATGGAAGAGTAAATAGTAAGATATCAATTAAgtattaaaaaataagaagGGATGTGGGAAAGGTAattaagggtgtgtgaaaatcacaaccCTAATAAAATAAGGAGAGAACATTACATTCATACATTATTGAGTTAGTAGCTCACCCATGACAAGTGTTGAATTAGAGAATTGAAAAgtagtttattttttttcaataggtGGTGGCGAGAAAAATACAACCTACTCGGTTTCAGAAGACGATTTACAAATTGCCACGAATATCAAAGAATTGGTCTTTGTCCAAAAGTTTTGGTTTTTGTCCAAAAGTATTGGTCTTTGTCTCATGCCGTAATTATTTTCCAATTTTCATAGATTATAATCTTCGTCTCCATCTTCATCTCCGTCTcatatttcatatttaatttccaTAGATTATAATCTTCGTCTCCGTCTCATATTTCATATATTCATCGAGCTCATCAACAAGGAGTCCAATCATTGCAACTCTTTTGTGAGCTTCCATATGCCCCTGAGTATGTTATTATGCACTCTTACTACCATAGATATCCTTCTAGAATATATTTGGAATAAAGTATTACGTGCTTATGAGCTTTATCTCatcatttgttttacttttttctCTTATTATATATGTCACTCAGATTTAGAGCATTCAGCCTTGAACACAAGATTTTGAATTCgatttcttcttcatcaatgTTGCTTGTATAATAGAAAGGGGTAAGCTATTGATTTGTAccattaaattgaatttgctttatGATCTTCCGTCGACTTTTGGACTTTGTTGCAGGTATAAAAGTTGATCCTTACCTTGAGCTCTATCttcttgtaaattttggtagaatttggaGTTAGTCTGAAAATTGAGAAACCACCATGTGTGGCGGCGCGAGTGAAAGTCAAAATTTATGGATTTTGGACAGCGAGACGTTCTCGATGTCCTGAGCCCTTATCCAAAATCCATTCATTACGATGGTTCGATTATTCAATTTTTGGAATAATTGACTGCCGTATGATTTTTGTAATTGATGACAATCTAATTGTTGGATTGTCGTACAATTTTTTGAGCATCATAGTTATTAGTTGTTTGATCTTTGAGAACTTATGGATTGGAAATCCGATGTGCTAATCTCCCGAATTAAATAACCTACGTTGTTGACCTTAGAGGACCTACTTATCGACAGTTGACTTTTTAGTCAATGTGCCCTATTCTAGAGTGTCGTTGTTATAGAATGTTATTGAGGCTTGATGGAGCTTAGTTGTCTCATTTCAATGGTGTGTGGTTCTCGGTTGACATGCATCTCGATTTACGTTCAAGTGGCACTTGGTCTCGTTTTATGTGTCGGTCTTATTAAGTTTCTTAAGTGGGGTTTGTGTATTGTATTAGGTTCCTTGGAGCGGAGTCGGTGAATCCGAAAGTGCAAATAACccaggtgagtgactttaatattatatgatatggttattacccATGAGAATTTCCTTGTTATGTACTTTGTGGATATAACATGAATTTACAAATGATTTTATGGAAATGTGTGCCACTATGCTATGTTTACTTGATGATGCTattggaaaatatatatatgttatgccTGAAAAGATTGTGGTACATGAGGGCTAGTAGAAGACCGCTAACCCAATACATGGGGTAATGTGGATAAAATCAGAATCTGCACCATGTagaagtggtacatggatggtcgtgcttggttaatccgcaatgggggaccatactacTTTGggatcgtgcttggttaatccaggATGAGCGATCCTTATTATTTAGGTATGTCCATACATattcaggggtgatcatgcttggttaatccgcaatgGGTGATCACTCTCTATTAGTATCAGTAGGAGTGACTCTgcttgcttggttaatccgttaTGGGAGGGGGGGACCACATCCTAATTGGTTACCTATTGTAGGCCTCGGCCAAACTGTGTCTCTCTATAGCCCTAGACTATTTATTACATATATGAAAGATGAGATTGAAGGCATGTGTGGCTCAATCTAGAAAGTGAATTGAATCAAATAGTTTACATGATGGTGTTGCCTTAAAGAGAATGATTTCGGATGTAACTCATTCCTACTCATAACGAAGAGTTGTAATGATGAAATAGATACCAATCTCATTCCTACACGTGATTGTATTATTGATGTTGTGTCATTCATACACAACTTCGGGTTGTGTGATGACTAAGAATGTTGTTAGAAGACGTGTGGTGAGATTCAAATTGATTAACCATTCCTATACGTATAATGAGGTGTATGGTGGTTAAATTATGAAATATGTGGCAATTGGACCCTTGTGATTATTCGGAAAATGAGAAAGGCTAGTGGTGAGTTACAATTCGAAGAGAATGACAAAATGATATTGACGGTGATTAAATTGACCCAGTATTCAGAGAAAAGTCATGTGAGGACATAACACTACTTTGTAGCTTATCCGGGTTTTGATTTGCCTGGTGCACCATTCCCAAGGCGTAGGGTTATTTTGCAGAGCAATGGGTAGAGGTTAGAGAAGAAGGTTGCAGGTTATGCAGCTGTGTGGGCATCGCATTAGAGAATAGGATTGCCACCCTTTGTTGTAAGCTATTTCCGCTAAGCTCTGATGTATATTATATGTATGAGTCTCAGTGACTCTTATGTATTTTATATTGTACTACTACTGTTTTACCGTCGCGTGTCGATTCCGAACATGTCGATCGGGGCATGACACTATTACATATATTGAAcatataaaatgcaaaatgaaaattttctattttctgTAAAGCCTataacaatttattgaaaaaaatgaaagtattcaacaagtctattACAATatcttgaaaaaataaaatgcaaagtaaaagttatctattttttgtataggcgggtctaggcgggcgccttAGTAGGTCTAGGCgtcatttattaattttcaaattcctaggcattaatcggggcggtggcCAACCACTGGGCGCTGTTGGGATTTTTAGAGCTGTGGTTAACATGTTGATTTAACATGTTGACCCAAAACCTGTTATTTCTTTGTCGTTCAATGTCTGATTAACGGgtcgtgaaaaaaaaattgtctggTATTTGTGTAGAGTTCAATCTACTATACCCAAAACATTCCGTTCTTTCGACGTGTGTACTTTCATTTAACAACAATTTTGTGGTACTTGTCAACTGCCACCTACAAAGAATTGAAACTTTTGGTTATCCTTAACACTGACAAAAATCCATGACAATTGGTGGAAGAATTAGATTGAATGAGTTCGAAATTTTCAATCATAGATTTTTGTTCTTGCACCAAATTCTTTAAttctagaggtcgcacttggtgcgatggcaagtgccttcgcccataagcggtaggtctcgggttcgagacttgggagcagcctctccataaatgggggtaaggctagccgacattcacctctcccagaccctgcgtaaagcgggagtcttgtgcactgggtacgaccttttgaCCAAATTCTTTAATTCTGTGTTCTTGCAAAAAAGACTCGAGAAGTAGTTTTCGGACTTTTGAAGTTTGGCCCTTTGTTAAACTGAATGAAAGTTAAGAACAGAAATTTAAATTTCTTAAGTACCTTATTTAGATCTTGGTTTCGTTTTGAAAACTAAGCACATAGTTTgttaaatacaaaaatttatccactacattctttttttctttttctgttgttTTGAAACTTGTCTTTTCTGCAGACAGATTGCATACCAAGTATCGAAAGCCAAAATGGAGTCAGCTGCATCACTATTGATTGGGAAAATTGCGTTCATTCTTGAGAACGAAGCATCTTCCATAGCGGCAGTCCGTGATGAAGTTGATGAGCTTAAGCTGGAGCTCATAAGCATGAAATCTTTCTTAATAGATGCTGAAGGCAAGGAACCACAAACAGAAGGAGAGAAAACGTGGGTTACAAGCGTCAGAGATTTGACCTGCGATGCTGAAAATGTCATTGATGAGTTCATGTATCACATATATGACAAGAAGAGTGCGACTCCATTTGCAAAATTGCTCCACAGAACCATTTACTTTCCAAAGAATCTTTGGCATCAGCATCGAATAGccaaaaaattacagaaaatcacaaaaaagaTCAAAGCCATTCCAGAGAGGAATGAGAGATATGGTGTCTCTACAATAGAAGGAACAACTTCGGATAGTGTTCCCAGATGGGTGAAGAACAAAGCCGAGTCTTCTCTTTATATTATGGAAGACGAACTAATCGGGATTGAAGACAAGAAGCAAAGGTTAATGGGGTTATTGATGAATGGAGAGGAAAATGAAATGGTTGTGTCTATAGTCGGGATGGGAGGATCAGGCAAGACAACTCTTGTTGCCAATACCTTCAACAACGAAAATGTAAAGCGGCATTTTGACTGTTATGCATGGATCACTGTTTCTCAAACTTTTGTGATCGAAGACTTATTAAAAAATCTGATCAAGCAATTCCAccaaggaagaaaggaagagatGACTGCACAATTGGATTCCATGAGTTACAAAGAATTGTTAGAGATGTTGTCGACATACTTGAAGTCTAAAAGGTACCTAGTTGTATTGGATGATGTGTGGGACATTAAACTTTGGCAAGAAATAAGGATACCACTTCTTAATAGACATCATGGAAGTCGAATCATGCTTACAACTAGAAAGAAAGACATAGCATTCTATTCTTTTGAAGTTGAAAGTCGTCCTATTGAAATTGAACCCTTGGGAAACAATGAAGCTTGGGAGCTCTTTAGCAAGAAAGCATTCTCAACTTACGATAATAAATCTTGTCCACCAGAGCTTGAATCCTTAGCATGGAAACTTGTGGATAAGTGTGAAGGCCTACCTCTGGCAGTGGTAACTTTAGGTGGTCTAATGTCTTCCAAGAGGTCATCATCGGAATGGAGAAGCGTATATAACAGCTTAAATTGGCACTTGACTAACCATCCTATGCTGGAACCAATGAGCAGCATCTTGTTGCTTAGTTTCAACAATTTGCCCAACCGGTTGAAGCCATGTTTCTTATATTGTGCCCTTTTCCCAGAAGATTATCtcatcaaaagaaaaaggttgatCAGGTTGTGGATAGCTGAAGGGTTTGTTGAACCAATTGATGGGGTCACACCAGAAGAAGTTGCAGAGGGTTATCTTGTGGAACTGATTGTTCGTAGCATTCTACAAGTTGAAAAGCATGAAGCTGTAGGACTAAGAGCATGTAAGATGCATGATCTTGTGCGTGAGCTTGCTTTGTCGATATCAAAGAAGGAAAATTTCGGTGCTACGTGTGTTGGCAGAGAAATAATAGATAAAGCTGAAATCCGCCGATTGTCAATTCAAACAACTGAAAGAGAAATTAATTCTTGCACAGGTATGTCAGAGCTTCGCTCCTTTCTTGTCTTTGGCGCGTTAGAGAAATTGCCTTCTGGATTCAAGTTGTTGAGAGTTCTAGATGTGCAGGATGCTCCAATTGATAGATTTCCAGATGAACTAGTGTACTTGTTCAACTTAAGatatttaaatttgaagaaaactTTGATTGAGGAGCTTCCAGAATCCATCGGACGGCTTCACAATCTTCAAACGTTGAACATTTGTGACAGTAAGATAAAGGCACTTCCAAAAGCAATCTCCAAGTTAGTAAACCTACGCCATCTAATCATGTATTGTTACATTGGTGATTTGGCGGTCTTTAGACATGTCAGTGGGACAAAAACAGCATCGGATCTAAGTAAATTACAGAAACTGCAAGTTTTGGATTCTGTTGAATCAGAAGGAAAGATTATTAAAGTCATCAGGAATATGACCCAACTTACAAGCCTCGGTATTACAAATGTGAAAGCAAGTGACGAGATGGACCTCTGTGACTCCCTTCAAAAGTTAGAGCTCCTTCACACTTTGCTTTTAGTGGCAAGTGATGAAGAGGAGTTTCTTCGAGTTAATGCACTACGTTCGCCTCCTCTAGACCTTCAAAACATTTTATTGGCCGGAAAACTAGAAAGGTTACCTCTTTGGTTAGGTTCACTCAATAACCTGACACGTATGTATCTACGTTGGTCTAGACTGGAAGAAGATGTGCTACCTCACATTCAAGCATTGCCGAATCTTGAAACGCTTGGGCTATTTAATGCATATGTTGGCAAAAAATTGTGTTTCTCCAGAGGCTTCATAAAGCTTAAGGATTTGGTGTTGAGCAGCTTCCCGGTATTGAATAGTATAGCTATAGAGAAAGGGGCGATGCCAAATCTCCAGCTCTTATCCATTGCGTACTGCCTGGAGTTAAAGGCATTGCCGCAGGGCATTGAGTTCCTTGCTAACGTAGAACGCTTGACGCTGTCTTCTGTTCCAATGCAACTTATAGAGTCCGTAAGAGGAGGCATGGATCATCCAAAGGTGCAACATATTCCTGAAATCCACCTGCATTATGAGAGAGAAAATATATGGTACCATAAAAGCTTTTCTGGTATTCACTCTCGCAAAAGGTATGCACACTTTTATCCTTGcataaaaaatttattactGTTAGACTTACCACATTTTTTGTATCACATTTGTACCAcatttttttatagaggtagAGCTCATTGACACATGTGGATCTCATttctattagagagatggtaCAAATGTGGTAAAAGtaatatttttgtaaaaatatattCCACAACTTAATTATTTGAACTATTACATTAGAAAGTTAAAAGGTTGGTGATTTTTAtactcctatttttttttttcttatgcgCTCCTCTTGTTTTGATTCGttagtgttttgatttattaggcTATGAAAAAGAGGAAGTAGTGCATCGGAGTGTAAAAATCATTTTCCCTCACAGTTTGCTTGTCCAATCTTATATAGAAGTCCGGCAAAGACAAAATATGCATGCATTGAGATTTTATTTAGTAACTGTGTTTCTTTTGTCTTTTAATGTCCTTTTTGTAGAATCAAGCCTCATAAGCACTTGTGAGACTGCAGTGAGTTTTCCTTTGtgccaattgattttacggTGAATCTTGACTTTCGTTATAGTAACAGAGCTGACTATATATGTGTTGAGTGATTCGCCAAGGAAGAATTCGTCTATTGTTTGTGTGTTGTGTGAAGTTGCAAACATTGATCGATCTTGGTTTCTTATTTGCCCTTTGTGAAATTGAATAATGCCCAAGATTCTATTTGTGTAACTGAAACTTATATTATTAATTGCTTGCGTGTGTTTTGATGTAATAATATTGGTTTGGAACTGAATCTGTCATTGATGAGAATAATGCCCAAGATTCTGTTTGTGTAACAGGAACTTATATTATTGTTTGCTTGCATGTATTTTGATATAATAATATTGGTTTGGAACTGAATATGTCAGTGATGAGACCAATTCTAACTAAATCAATGATTATGAaccatttttcattttcaatattttttattttttatcaagttttcaaatatatattgttttagagagGTAAATTTTATGGTGGATGTTTTAGCTCACTATGACTCACTTGAAAAATTATCAGACGGTACGGTATTACTATTTAGGTCGGTGATACTTCTATTCAAATTTTAACATGTGTGCAGTTTCTTACGGCAGCTTTTTAATTtacaattaatttttattttttagtttaaacaaaatcaaaagaactaaaaataaaaagcgTTTTGACGTAGATGCTTAACTTTTAAAGATAAGAACAAAATCAATAGTAccagattgattttttagtataaaaatataattttctttaaaatgaaTACTACGGTGCTGCCAGTATCCGAGCCCGCCAGAAAGCAACCCCGACCTGGTCGGGGCAGATTCGAGGCCCATGGACTATCCGAAGAAGAGGCCCGGGTCAGGGCCATCGCCGAAATCGTCAGCTCCATGGTCAACCTCTCCCGAAAGGACCAAAACGTCGACCTAAACGCCCTCTAGACCACCGCGTACCGCAAGTACGGCCTCTCACGTGCGACGAAGCTGCTCAAATGATTGCAACTCTGCCGGAGTCAGACAGTAAAGCTCTTCTCCCCAAGCTCCGGGTCAAGCCGGTCCCAACCGCTTCGGGCATCGTCGTCGTGGCCGGGATGTCGAAGCCTCATCGGTGGCCCCACATCGCCACTACCGGAAATATTTGCGTGTACTGCCCCGACGGTCCCGATTCGGACTTCGAGCATAGCACTCAATCTTACACTGGATACGAGCCTACTAGCAATTCGGGCAAGGTATGGCTTTCTCTAGTTCATTGACGCATTTTATTGAACACTTGATAGGGAATtgaagttttatgttattcatgatTCGTTTCGAAGTTTAAAGTTTTCGGCTTGATTGATTTTTCACCATGAAATTGAGAGCTTTGTAATGAAGAGATTATTTGAAGGAATTGGTGTTTAAAACTGGATTAGTGAAGTTAATTTGGTAGTTAATCTTTTGGTTTTGTGTGTTTAGATACAACCCATATGTTTAGAGCTTAAAGAATTTACTTTCGGGTTTGCAGATTTCCATGAGAGCAACGCCAGCCATGCTGGTTGCTCGGGCCACAGGCGAGGAGAAAGGGCCCTCGGGCCGGTGGGTGCAGCTCCAGCGGGGAcgggcccgagtgagggtgggagcccgagtCGGAGGCCCGTGAAAAGTTGACAGGCCTGGCCCCCGAGCTCGTGTGACGTCACGTTGACGCAAGGGCTGGGTCcggcccttttttttattttttttgtgtcaggcgcGTGCCCCTCACTCGCGAGTGGGGGCGCGTTGCCCGACATGATTTCAGGGGGATGGCCCGCGCGtcagttaccgttgggaagccacgtggcttcccatggGCCGTTAGATCCCAACGGTTCTTTAATAAGAACTGTTCGATttacaacggtaaaaaaaaaaaaagttgattttatatcaaccgttcgatctgagatcaacggttgatattaatctgctttataaattaaaaaaaaaagaaaaaatagttttaaaattaagaaaagttaccgttgtgacgacgtacgtgacttttggtgcctttccttgcaggacgtcgttgaacactggggattgggcaaggacgttgagatcattttgagctcccggaaccccgaaaaaggcgtgccatatccatgtatcaaaagatgccactgcctccaaaatgatagattttgatccttttctgtccccatatgcgccttgccatgcacttggacagtttttccacgtctagtgcatacaatcgatgcttcctatcatcccaggaaaacctcgcatctcgcccttcttcagaagcctttgcaagtccacgtgagtaggttttcggaggtactctgcggtgtacaaagattcgactgctccgcaaaacctcatcagggcctcaagaatggttgatttccccatcctcgttatctcatccacttggtctgcagatgctccatacgcaagcatccgcaaCGCAGCAGTGATTTTTAGCTCAGGCaggagacccataacaccacaagcatccttcttttgcacaaagtaagaatcatggttgcaaacatcagtcatgattctgttgaacaaatgtcgttccattctaaaacggcgTCTGAAAGTATCAGGAAATGCactgttatggacaaagtaatcgtccaacagctcttcaccccgtcgttgcctgcttctatcaatgtttcttgaacggttgggcctgcatatctgagcaacagtctggatgactcgacgggaatgtgaggctctggccattcttgtttcatcatctctccttctacgctcctcatcctcttccatctcattttcggtTATCTGCaggttgaacattccttcagattggttaaacaattcctcctcttgctgatcgatttcccacatcatccttgatgaagaagaagacattgtaaggatggatggtgaagaagaagcagaaattatgaataatgagatagagatgttgagaaaattggtgtgagatttgtgagaatggatggtggattatatggacgatTCAGAAAATGATCGGATTGTAGATgaggccacgtggcatgccgtcattcgttaaaaatctaatCAAAAtttatcctcaaagat
Encoded proteins:
- the LOC114825481 gene encoding disease resistance protein RPM1-like, which translates into the protein MESAASLLIGKIAFILENEASSIAAVRDEVDELKLELISMKSFLIDAEGKEPQTEGEKTWVTSVRDLTCDAENVIDEFMYHIYDKKSATPFAKLLHRTIYFPKNLWHQHRIAKKLQKITKKIKAIPERNERYGVSTIEGTTSDSVPRWVKNKAESSLYIMEDELIGIEDKKQRLMGLLMNGEENEMVVSIVGMGGSGKTTLVANTFNNENVKRHFDCYAWITVSQTFVIEDLLKNLIKQFHQGRKEEMTAQLDSMSYKELLEMLSTYLKSKRYLVVLDDVWDIKLWQEIRIPLLNRHHGSRIMLTTRKKDIAFYSFEVESRPIEIEPLGNNEAWELFSKKAFSTYDNKSCPPELESLAWKLVDKCEGLPLAVVTLGGLMSSKRSSSEWRSVYNSLNWHLTNHPMLEPMSSILLLSFNNLPNRLKPCFLYCALFPEDYLIKRKRLIRLWIAEGFVEPIDGVTPEEVAEGYLVELIVRSILQVEKHEAVGLRACKMHDLVRELALSISKKENFGATCVGREIIDKAEIRRLSIQTTEREINSCTGMSELRSFLVFGALEKLPSGFKLLRVLDVQDAPIDRFPDELVYLFNLRYLNLKKTLIEELPESIGRLHNLQTLNICDSKIKALPKAISKLVNLRHLIMYCYIGDLAVFRHVSGTKTASDLSKLQKLQVLDSVESEGKIIKVIRNMTQLTSLGITNVKASDEMDLCDSLQKLELLHTLLLVASDEEEFLRVNALRSPPLDLQNILLAGKLERLPLWLGSLNNLTRMYLRWSRLEEDVLPHIQALPNLETLGLFNAYVGKKLCFSRGFIKLKDLVLSSFPVLNSIAIEKGAMPNLQLLSIAYCLELKALPQGIEFLANVERLTLSSVPMQLIESVRGGMDHPKVQHIPEIHLHYERENIWYHKSFSGIHSRKRIKPHKHL
- the LOC139187624 gene encoding elongator complex protein 3-like is translated as MIATLPESDSKALLPKLRVKPVPTASGIVVVAGMSKPHRWPHIATTGNICVYCPDGPDSDFEHSTQSYTGYEPTSNSGKVEFILMGGTFMTLPVDYRDYFIRNLHDALSGHTSANAEEAFAYSEHGATKCIGMTIET